A genomic window from Triticum urartu cultivar G1812 chromosome 7, Tu2.1, whole genome shotgun sequence includes:
- the LOC125523211 gene encoding CBL-interacting protein kinase 10-like, with protein sequence MTDGGQDNELAALEKVLLDKSADPVDLPFSLLKAITGNFSEDNEIGSGGFGAVYKGVLPSGRTVAVKKLFEMYEILDKNFASEVTCLAGVRHKNTVRFLGYCSETQQVLMPYDGKRVLADVRHRLLCFEYMPKGCLADYLPDAACRFQWITRYQIIKGVCEGVHYLHKQRIIHMDLKPQNVLLDDNMLPRITDFGLSRRLSESKSRAITENKHGTMGYMAPEFINKGEITFKTDIYSLGVIIMEILMGHKDYSNVKEIVESWTNKFRTSESQTALEQVKVCAEIGIKCMNYDPKNRPATWFIISGILGDVEISNWSITSDVATSTEGQIGFASKLVDELKLMDDSAAASELQPSALEVEQEDGKVSLESKGKATTVIVATGVMSTLSAKLAKLMGDEYIKRKEVRKQASFLKKELSTINAVLEQLELMDELAPALKNWRDDVREISYDMENCIDDFMRQFGGEDAEASFVGEAAELHKRLCELHRIANQMEELRTLVVEANARRESYKIDDCKPSFVGVDPRLSAVYQEATSLVGIDGPRGEVANWLMDTQKKLKVVSVVGFGGLGKTTLSKQVYDKIRGHFKSVAFISVSQKPDMRVLLNRLQLKLGISVSSHDCGFEDIIEELRKYLADKRYLIVLDDLWDQSAWNTISLAFPENGNGSRIIVTTRVEDVASVAC encoded by the exons ATGACGGATGGCGGCCAAGACAACGAACTTGCTGCTCTGGAGAAAGTGTTGCTCGACAAAAGTGCGGATCCTGTCGATCTGCCTTTCTCGCTTCTCAAGGCCATCACAGGGAACTTCTCTGAAGATAATGAAATCGGCAGCGGCGGGTTCGGAGCGGTTTACAAG GGCGTGCTTCCAAGTGGTCGCACCGTTGCCGTGAAGAAGCTCTTTGAGATGTACGAGATCCTGGACAAGAATTTCGCAAGCGAGGTCACCTGTCTTGCTGGGGTCCGGCACAAGAATACCGTGCGATTTCTCGGATACTGCTCCGAGACGCAGCAAGTACTGATGCCATATGACGGGAAGCGTGTCTTGGCTGATGTGCGGCATAGGCTGCTCTGCTTCGAGTACATGCCCAAAGGGTGCCTTGCTGACTATCTCCCTG ATGCAGCTTGTCGATTTCAGTGGATCACACGTTATCAAATAATCAAGGGGGTCTGTGAAGGCGTACATTATCTTCACAAGCAGCGTATTATTCACATGGACCTCAAACCTCAAAATGTACTATTGGATGACAACATGCTGCCCAGAATTACGGATTTCGGTCTATCAAGACGCTTAAGTGAAAGCAAGAGTCGGGCTATCACTGAAAACAAGCATGGGACGAT GGGATATATGGCACCAGAATTTATAAACAAGGGAGAAATCACCTTCAAGACAGACATATATAGTTTGGGAGTTATAATAATGGAGATCCTTATGGGACATAAGGACTACTCCAATGTTAAGGAG ATAGTTGAAAGTTGGACGAACAAGTTCAGGACATCAGAGAGCCAGACAGCACTGGAACAAGTAAAAGTATGTGCTGAGATAGGGATAAAATGCATGAACTATGACCCAAAGAATAGGCCTGCTACATGGTTTATCATTAGTGGAATACTGGGTGATGTGGAAATTTCAAACTGGTCTATTACAAGTGATGTAGCTACCTCGACAGAAGGGCAG ATAGGCTTTGCCTCCAAGTTGGTGGATGAATTGAAGTTGATGGATGATTCCGCTGCAGCATCCGAACTGCAGCCATCAGCGCTGGAGGTAGAGCAGGAGGATGGCAAAGTGAGCCTAGAGAGTAAGGGGAAGGCAACAACAGTGATTGTGGCAACTGGGGTGATGAGCACCCTCAGTGCCAAGCTTGCCAAGCTCATGGGCGACGAGTACATTAAGCGCAAAGAGGTGAGGAAGCAGGCGTCCTTCCTCAAGAAGGAGTTGAGCACCATAAACGCTGTCCTTGAGCAGCTGGAGCTCATGGATGAGCTCGCTCCAGCGCTAAAAAATTGGAGGGATGATGTCAGGGAGATCTCCTATGACATGGAGAATTGCATTGATGACTTCATGCGCCAATTTGGAGGTGAGGATGCTGAAGCAAGCTTCGTCGGCGAGGCTGCTGAACTTCACAAGAGGTTGTGCGAGCTTCATAGGATTGCCAACCAGATGGAAGAGCTCAGGACTCTTGTGGTAGAAGCAAATGCTCGACGTGAGAGCTACAAGATTGATGATTGCAAGCCTAGCTTTGTGGGTGTCGACCCTCGGCTGTCAGCGGTCTACCAGGAGGCAACTAGCCTTGTGGGCATTGACGGCCCAAGGGGGGAGGTTGCCAATTGGTTGATGGATACTCAGAAAAAACTCAAGGTTGTGTCTGTTGTTGGTTTTGGAGGTCTGGGTAAAACTACACTTTCCAAACAGGTGTATGATAAGATCAGGGGGCATTTCAAGAGTGTGGCATTCATTTCAGTTTCACAGAAGCCTGATATGAGAGTGCTTCTCAATCGCCTACAATTGAAACTTGGGATAAGTGTGTCTTCTCATGATTGCGGGTTTGAAGACATCATTGAAGAGCTAAGGAAGTATCTCGCAGATAAAAG